A genome region from Taeniopygia guttata chromosome 18, bTaeGut7.mat, whole genome shotgun sequence includes the following:
- the SCO1 gene encoding protein SCO1 homolog, mitochondrial isoform X1, protein MAGPAGLWRLRAAAGLWPLPGRAVRGWAVRGWAVRGWALSPAPHSRPLAQLPGRGPRHRRVVSWRSLAATVVLGGGLLAGMKVMKRRKEEKLEKERNRGIGKPLLGGPFSLVSHEGQPRTNKDYIGQWVLIYFGFTHCPDICPDELEKMIAVVNEIDQIPSLPNLTPLFITIDPERDNQEAIARYVKEFSPKLVGLTGSKAQIDQVAKAYRVYYSEGPKDEDNDYIVDHTIIMYLLGPDGDFVDYYGQNKKSAEISASVAAHMRKYTS, encoded by the exons atggcggggccggcggggctgTGGCGGCTgcgggcggccgcggggctgtggccgctgcccggccggGCCGTGCGGGGCTGGGCCGTGCGGGGCTGGGCCGTGCGGGGCTGGGCGCTGTCCCCCGCTCCCCACAGCCGCCCGCTGGCGCAGCTGCCGGGCCGCGGGCCGCGGCACAGGCGG GTCGTGTCCTGGAGGTCGCTGGCGGCCACCGTGGTGCTGGGCGGGGGGCTGCTGGCCGGAATGAAGGTGATGAAGCGACGCAAGGAGGAGA AACTGGAGAAGGAGCGAAACCGAGGCATTGGGAAGCCGCTGCTGGGAGGGCCCTTCTCCCTCGTCAGCCATGAGGGACAGCCCAGGACCAACAAGGACTACATTGGCCAGTGGGTGCTGATCTACTTTGGCTTCACTCACTGCCCTGACATCTGTCCTGATGAACTGGAGAAAATGATTGCAGTGGTGAATGAAATTG ATCAAATTCCGTCTTTGCCTAATCTGACCCCACTCTTCATCACCATCGATCCTGAGAGGGACAACCAAGAAGCCATTGCCAGATATGTTAAAG AATTTTCTCCGAAGCTGGTGGGATTGACTGGTAGCAAGGCACAGATTGACCAAGTGGCTAAAGCATACCGTGTGTACTACAGCGAAGGGCCCAAGGATGAGGACAATGATTACATA GTGGATCACACAATAATTATGTACCTCCTCGGCCCCGATGGTGACTTTGTGGACTACTATGGCCAGAATAAGAAGAGTGCTGAGATTTCGGCTTCTGTTGCTGCACACATGAGAAAATACACATCCTAA
- the SCO1 gene encoding protein SCO1 homolog, mitochondrial isoform X3, whose protein sequence is MKVMKRRKEEKLEKERNRGIGKPLLGGPFSLVSHEGQPRTNKDYIGQWVLIYFGFTHCPDICPDELEKMIAVVNEIDQIPSLPNLTPLFITIDPERDNQEAIARYVKEFSPKLVGLTGSKAQIDQVAKAYRVYYSEGPKDEDNDYIVDHTIIMYLLGPDGDFVDYYGQNKKSAEISASVAAHMRKYTS, encoded by the exons ATGAAGGTGATGAAGCGACGCAAGGAGGAGA AACTGGAGAAGGAGCGAAACCGAGGCATTGGGAAGCCGCTGCTGGGAGGGCCCTTCTCCCTCGTCAGCCATGAGGGACAGCCCAGGACCAACAAGGACTACATTGGCCAGTGGGTGCTGATCTACTTTGGCTTCACTCACTGCCCTGACATCTGTCCTGATGAACTGGAGAAAATGATTGCAGTGGTGAATGAAATTG ATCAAATTCCGTCTTTGCCTAATCTGACCCCACTCTTCATCACCATCGATCCTGAGAGGGACAACCAAGAAGCCATTGCCAGATATGTTAAAG AATTTTCTCCGAAGCTGGTGGGATTGACTGGTAGCAAGGCACAGATTGACCAAGTGGCTAAAGCATACCGTGTGTACTACAGCGAAGGGCCCAAGGATGAGGACAATGATTACATA GTGGATCACACAATAATTATGTACCTCCTCGGCCCCGATGGTGACTTTGTGGACTACTATGGCCAGAATAAGAAGAGTGCTGAGATTTCGGCTTCTGTTGCTGCACACATGAGAAAATACACATCCTAA
- the SCO1 gene encoding protein SCO1 homolog, mitochondrial isoform X2, with amino-acid sequence MAGPAGLWRLRAAAGLWPLPGRAVRGWALSPAPHSRPLAQLPGRGPRHRRVVSWRSLAATVVLGGGLLAGMKVMKRRKEEKLEKERNRGIGKPLLGGPFSLVSHEGQPRTNKDYIGQWVLIYFGFTHCPDICPDELEKMIAVVNEIDQIPSLPNLTPLFITIDPERDNQEAIARYVKEFSPKLVGLTGSKAQIDQVAKAYRVYYSEGPKDEDNDYIVDHTIIMYLLGPDGDFVDYYGQNKKSAEISASVAAHMRKYTS; translated from the exons atggcggggccggcggggctgTGGCGGCTgcgggcggccgcggggctgtggccgctgcccggcc GGGCCGTGCGGGGCTGGGCGCTGTCCCCCGCTCCCCACAGCCGCCCGCTGGCGCAGCTGCCGGGCCGCGGGCCGCGGCACAGGCGG GTCGTGTCCTGGAGGTCGCTGGCGGCCACCGTGGTGCTGGGCGGGGGGCTGCTGGCCGGAATGAAGGTGATGAAGCGACGCAAGGAGGAGA AACTGGAGAAGGAGCGAAACCGAGGCATTGGGAAGCCGCTGCTGGGAGGGCCCTTCTCCCTCGTCAGCCATGAGGGACAGCCCAGGACCAACAAGGACTACATTGGCCAGTGGGTGCTGATCTACTTTGGCTTCACTCACTGCCCTGACATCTGTCCTGATGAACTGGAGAAAATGATTGCAGTGGTGAATGAAATTG ATCAAATTCCGTCTTTGCCTAATCTGACCCCACTCTTCATCACCATCGATCCTGAGAGGGACAACCAAGAAGCCATTGCCAGATATGTTAAAG AATTTTCTCCGAAGCTGGTGGGATTGACTGGTAGCAAGGCACAGATTGACCAAGTGGCTAAAGCATACCGTGTGTACTACAGCGAAGGGCCCAAGGATGAGGACAATGATTACATA GTGGATCACACAATAATTATGTACCTCCTCGGCCCCGATGGTGACTTTGTGGACTACTATGGCCAGAATAAGAAGAGTGCTGAGATTTCGGCTTCTGTTGCTGCACACATGAGAAAATACACATCCTAA
- the ADPRM gene encoding manganese-dependent ADP-ribose/CDP-alcohol diphosphatase: MQAAPPRLALGLLADIQFADAEDGHDFGGCRRRYYRHSLRLLREAVREWAGESPPIDSVLQLGDCIDGQNARRGQAESALQQVLEVLGQLSVPVHHAWGNHELYNFSRARLVRSGLYSRAAGGSDGPPDRECHAYHCSPAPRLRLVVLDCYDTSTLGRDPGSPRYQEALRVLREKNHNDDLNSPEGLKEPHFVAFNGGFSQAQLDWFDEVLKFSDENQEKVIVMAHVPIHPSASNGVCLAWNYEAALSVIHAHGCVVCVLAGHLHDGAYCQDSHGVHHLTLEGVIETPPDSNAFGTMYVYEDKLVLKGRGRIPDRVMHF, from the exons ATGCAGGCCGCGCCGCCGCGCCTCGCCCTCGGGCTGCTGGCTGACATCCAGTTCGCGGACGCGGAGGACGGGCACGACTTCGGCGGCTGCCGCCGGCGCTACTACCGGCACAGCCTGCGCTTGCTGCGGGAGGCGGTGCGGGAGTGGGCCGGGGAGAGCCCGCCCATAGACTCGGTGCTGCAGCTGGGCGATTGCATCGACGGGCAGAACGCCCGGCGCGGCCAGGCCGAGAGCGCCTTGCAGCaggtgctggaggtgctggggcagctctcgGTGCCGGTGCACCACGCGTGGGGCAACCACGAGCTGTACAACTTCAGCCGGGCCCGGCTGGTGCGCAGCGGGCTGTACAGCCGGGCCGCGGGCGGCTCGGACGGGCCGCCGGACCGGGAGTGCCACGCGTACCACtgcagcccggccccgcggctccGCCTCGTCGTGCTCGACTGCTACGACACCAGCACCCTGGGCAGGGACCCCGGCAGTCCCCGCTACCAGGAGGCCCTGCGGGTGCTGCGGGAGAAGAACCACAACGATGATCTCAACAGCCCCGAAG GGCTCAAAGAACCTCATTTTGTAGCATTTAATGGAGGATTTAGCCAAGCCCAGCTGGACTGGTTTGATGAAGTCCTCAAGTTCTCTGATGAAAACCAAGAAAAGGTTATAGTTATGG CTCACGTACCCATCCATCCCTCCGCTTCCAACGGGGTTTGCCTGGCCTGGAACTACGAGGCTGCCCTGTCAGTGATCCACGCCCACGGGTGTGTGGTCTGTGTCCTCGCGGGGCACCTGCACGACGGCGCCTACTGCCAGGACTCTCACGGAGTTCACCACCTCACCTTGGAGGGGGTCATCGAGACGCCCCCCGACAGCAATGCCTTTGGAACTATGTACGTCTACGAAGATAAACTGGTACTCAAGGGAAGAGGCAGAATTCCTGACAGAGTTATGCATTTCTGA